DNA from Flavobacterium aestivum:
GGCCCTCCTAACATTTTAGGATCTTTTACAGCTTCATCATGCACTGCTGGACATTCAATATAAGAGTTCATTATTTCAATATGTCTTTTTGTAACATTCATCGATGCCGTTCCTGGCGATATTAGATGAGCCCAAGCATACCATCTTTCTATTAAAGGCTCTATAACTACGTTTGGCTTTAAATAAACTAATCCTTCCATTTGAAATATTATTAATGATTTATTTTTTATTAACTGATTATTTGTTCAGCATTTCCTGATTAACTACCTGTTCTTTTTCTTTCCTCTTCATTACCGGTATTTCTGTTTACAATTTTTGCCTTTTTGCTTCCAAGTCTATAATTTAGGTACAGTTGTATATACCTGCTGTCATTGTAAAGGCTGTACTCCTGATAAACTCCGTTTACGGTTGGATTAAATTTTATTTTTTCTGTTCTAAAAATATCATTGGCTTTCAGTGATATTCTTAGATCATTGTTAAGCAATAAATATTGAATAGTTAATGAGGTAGAACTTGATGCGTCTAACTTTACAAATCCTTCTGTTTTTGGAAAAACATACCAATAATTAAGGTTAAACAAGAAGGTTTTTTTATCATTTAAGATGAAATCGTTATTCGTTGATAATTTCAAATTAAAACCTTCAACTCCTTTTGTTGATTCTATTAAAGATTTTGATTTTGTGTAATTAAAATCAGCCGTATTGTTACTTGTCCATCGCTTAAATTTGTTAAAAACATAGATTTCCGCAATCCCTAATCTTTCCATATTAAAGATATTTTGGTTAATTATTCGAACAACATTTGTCTCAGGATCTGGTGTTGATATTTGCATGAATACATTTTTATCATGACTATAATAAAATTTGCTTTCAAGCTTTTTATAAGAATAAATAAACTCAAAATTATCCGCAAAGGAAGGCTGCAATAAAGGATTGCCCTGAATACTCTGAAACGGATTTATATAGGCTATATTGGGGTTTAATTGAGCAAAATTAGGTCGGTCTATTCTTCGGCTATAGCTAAATCTGTATACAGAATTAGGCTGAGGTGTGTATGAAATATTAAAGGAAGGAAATAACTTTGTATAATTATTATTTACTGATTGATCTAAATCTACATCATACGATTTTGCCTGAGTATTTTCAACTCTCAATCCGATTTGGGATTCTAAATTATTACTAAACTTTTTATTTCCTGATAAATATACTGCCTGTACATTTTCTTTATATCCAAATTCAAAGTTTGATAATGGCATATCGGTTACAGGTACATCTGTAAAATCACTATTGAATGCAGAAATTAAATTTTTTGTGTCTGAAAAAGAAATTTTCCCCCCAAAACTAAGATTAACCCATGCTATCGGTAATTCAAAATCAATTTTACTTGAAAAATTATTGATACTTTGATTATTATTATTAATTCCTTTAAAAAATTGTTCTTTAGGTGGATTATACTCTTCCGAAGTCCCTTCATATGGTCTTGAATCGTCGCTTCCATAATTAAAATAATCTAAATTCACGACCATTTTTCCCCCTTTTTGATTTATCTTATATTCATTAAATAAATTTATTGAATGGAGTGTTGGTCTTAAAAAGGCATATC
Protein-coding regions in this window:
- a CDS encoding TonB-dependent receptor domain-containing protein, with the protein product MNRFLFIAFILSNVLTAQVKISGKVVTTENIPVDFAEVVLFENETVPVKSQVTNEKGEFVLEYKAGLYKLKINQFNSVLYTKEIELNSNLDLGVIIINQVQELETVVISKKKEIVDRKVDRLVFNVENTISTAGGDALDALKITPGIQIQNETITIIGKSTVRVLIDDKMIELGQEELTNLLKSIPSENIKSIEVITTPPAKYEALGNSGLVNIKLKKSKKDSWNLSLGSGYLHRQHDGEGSLTSNFIYNQNKLSMSASLNYRNGGIYLEQESRIHFADELWALDYPLQKKHKMLNGIFSMQYAATPKWTFGFQYLTNLNKTNTDATRSLLIYDNDTNEVKQNITSVGYAFLRPTLHSINLFNEYKINQKGGKMVVNLDYFNYGSDDSRPYEGTSEEYNPPKEQFFKGINNNNQSINNFSSKIDFELPIAWVNLSFGGKISFSDTKNLISAFNSDFTDVPVTDMPLSNFEFGYKENVQAVYLSGNKKFSNNLESQIGLRVENTQAKSYDVDLDQSVNNNYTKLFPSFNISYTPQPNSVYRFSYSRRIDRPNFAQLNPNIAYINPFQSIQGNPLLQPSFADNFEFIYSYKKLESKFYYSHDKNVFMQISTPDPETNVVRIINQNIFNMERLGIAEIYVFNKFKRWTSNNTADFNYTKSKSLIESTKGVEGFNLKLSTNNDFILNDKKTFLFNLNYWYVFPKTEGFVKLDASSSTSLTIQYLLLNNDLRISLKANDIFRTEKIKFNPTVNGVYQEYSLYNDSRYIQLYLNYRLGSKKAKIVNRNTGNEEERKRTGS